A portion of the Corynebacterium heidelbergense genome contains these proteins:
- a CDS encoding carbohydrate ABC transporter permease, whose translation MRTLRNYLGVIFILVWGLAPFYWMVVTALRHKDYTFSTNPLPSHVTLDNFRDALATDAGNNFLRAIGNSLIIGAVTTLVALTVGVFTAYALARVDFRGKGFVTGIILAASMFPTIALVTPLFQLFSKLGWIGQYQALIIPNISFVLPLTVYTLTSFFRELPWKLEEAARVDGASRGYAFRKVILPLAAPALFTTAILAFIATWNEFMLASQLSNPHSEPVTVAIARFSGVSSFEFPYAATMAAGALVTIPLVIMVLAFQRRIVSGLTAGGVK comes from the coding sequence ATGCGGACATTGCGTAACTATCTGGGCGTGATCTTCATCCTCGTGTGGGGCCTGGCCCCCTTCTACTGGATGGTGGTCACCGCACTGCGGCACAAGGACTACACCTTCTCCACCAACCCCCTGCCGAGCCACGTCACCCTGGACAACTTCCGCGACGCGCTGGCCACGGACGCGGGGAACAACTTCCTGCGGGCCATTGGAAACAGCCTCATCATCGGCGCAGTGACCACCCTCGTTGCGCTCACCGTCGGGGTTTTCACGGCCTACGCGCTGGCCCGGGTGGACTTCCGCGGCAAGGGATTCGTCACCGGCATCATCCTGGCCGCGTCCATGTTCCCCACCATCGCTCTCGTCACGCCCCTGTTCCAACTGTTCTCCAAACTGGGCTGGATCGGGCAGTATCAGGCGCTGATCATCCCGAACATCTCTTTCGTCCTCCCGCTGACCGTCTACACCCTCACCAGCTTCTTCCGGGAGCTGCCGTGGAAGCTGGAGGAAGCAGCCCGGGTGGACGGGGCCTCCCGCGGCTACGCCTTCCGGAAGGTCATTCTGCCGCTGGCGGCACCGGCGCTGTTCACCACCGCCATCCTGGCCTTCATCGCCACCTGGAACGAATTTATGCTGGCCAGCCAACTATCCAACCCACACAGCGAACCGGTGACCGTGGCCATCGCTCGGTTCAGCGGGGTGAGCTCCTTTGAGTTCCCCTACGCGGCCACGATGGCGGCCGGGGCACTGGTGACCATCCCGCTAGTCATCATGGTCCTGGCCTTCCAGCGACGGATCGTCTCCGGGCTCACCGCCGGTGGCGTGAAATAG
- a CDS encoding ATP-binding cassette domain-containing protein, producing the protein MITVENLKKSYGGKEVLHGLSFHVPDGQVTGFLGPNGSGKSSTLRCILGLDRPDDGTVLFDGEPTTGEAIAKNRSSVVGALLEPTWYLPSHSAKTHAYAIARAAGLSTERADECLAMVGLTEVASKKIKTFSLGMKQRLGLAIALMGNPKHLLLDEPVNGLDPEGVHWMRGLIRQCAAQGRAVLVSSHLLHEMELTADRVVLIGRGSLLGEHTLSEFLSSAGSAGTTVRLRVQEQQQLMDAISQRADLNIRALPDGAAEISGQLPPQELAHTVGTLARDNGWVVTELTPSRAGLEQRYLDVTQNAVEYRAGKAGAA; encoded by the coding sequence ATGATCACGGTCGAAAACCTCAAGAAGAGCTATGGGGGTAAGGAGGTCCTCCACGGCCTGTCCTTCCACGTCCCCGATGGCCAGGTCACGGGCTTTCTCGGCCCCAACGGCTCCGGTAAATCCAGCACCCTGCGCTGCATCCTGGGCCTGGACCGGCCGGACGATGGGACCGTCCTCTTCGACGGGGAACCCACCACCGGTGAAGCGATCGCCAAGAACCGCTCGAGCGTAGTGGGGGCTCTGCTGGAACCCACCTGGTACCTGCCCAGCCACTCGGCCAAGACCCACGCCTACGCCATCGCCCGCGCCGCGGGGTTGTCCACGGAGCGCGCCGACGAGTGCCTGGCGATGGTGGGGCTCACGGAGGTGGCGTCCAAAAAGATCAAAACCTTCTCCCTGGGCATGAAACAGCGCCTTGGCCTGGCTATCGCCCTGATGGGCAACCCCAAGCACCTTTTGCTGGACGAGCCGGTCAACGGCCTGGATCCGGAGGGCGTGCACTGGATGCGCGGGCTGATTCGCCAGTGCGCTGCGCAGGGCCGGGCCGTGCTGGTCAGCTCCCACCTGTTGCACGAGATGGAGCTCACCGCCGATCGCGTCGTCCTCATCGGCCGGGGCAGCCTGCTCGGGGAGCACACGCTCAGCGAATTCCTCTCCTCCGCCGGGTCCGCCGGGACCACCGTGCGCCTGCGGGTCCAGGAACAACAGCAGCTTATGGACGCCATCTCACAGCGCGCCGACCTGAACATCCGCGCACTGCCTGACGGTGCCGCGGAGATCAGTGGCCAACTACCGCCGCAGGAGCTGGCCCACACGGTGGGCACCCTCGCGCGCGATAACGGCTGGGTGGTAACGGAACTCACGCCCTCCCGCGCCGGGCTGGAACAGCGCTACCTGGATGTCACGCAGAACGCCGTGGAGTACCGCGCCGGGAAGGCGGGTGCCGCATGA
- a CDS encoding carbohydrate ABC transporter permease, with protein sequence MLLLAVVIGYPVLRAVYLSFQQDRHLDPVTGMFTSGGFAGFDQYLYWLTQRCMTPSGEVLECAPGVLSMDFWPALRITLFFTVVTVALETLLGLWMALVMNRSFLGRGLLRAAVLIPWAIPTAVTAKLWQFIFADVWKTAPFMALLILAGLQMIPQGVYEAAKVDGASRWQQFTHITLPLVRPALMVAVLFRTLDALRMYDLPVIMISSSANSPTAVISQLVIADTKQGNYHSASAISTLIFLLIFAVAFIMVKFLGADVAGNGSSPRRGRFRVRRAGGVHKKETTASTEAVNENADIA encoded by the coding sequence ATGCTGCTGCTCGCGGTGGTGATCGGCTACCCCGTCTTGCGAGCGGTCTACCTCTCCTTCCAGCAGGACCGCCACCTGGACCCGGTGACCGGCATGTTCACCAGCGGCGGCTTCGCCGGCTTCGACCAGTACCTGTACTGGTTGACCCAGCGATGCATGACCCCCAGCGGGGAAGTCCTGGAATGCGCCCCGGGCGTGCTCTCCATGGACTTCTGGCCCGCCCTGCGGATCACCCTGTTCTTCACCGTGGTGACAGTGGCCCTGGAAACGCTGCTGGGGCTATGGATGGCCCTTGTCATGAACCGCAGCTTCCTGGGCCGGGGCCTGCTGCGTGCCGCGGTGCTTATCCCCTGGGCGATTCCCACCGCCGTCACCGCGAAGCTGTGGCAGTTCATCTTCGCCGACGTGTGGAAGACCGCCCCCTTCATGGCGCTACTCATCCTGGCCGGCCTGCAGATGATCCCGCAGGGGGTCTATGAGGCCGCGAAGGTGGATGGCGCCAGCCGCTGGCAGCAATTCACCCACATCACGCTGCCCCTGGTGCGCCCGGCCCTCATGGTGGCCGTCCTCTTCCGCACCCTGGACGCCCTGCGGATGTACGACCTCCCCGTGATCATGATCAGCTCCTCCGCGAACTCTCCCACCGCGGTGATCTCCCAGCTAGTAATCGCCGACACGAAGCAGGGCAACTACCACTCCGCCTCGGCCATCTCCACCCTGATCTTCCTACTCATCTTCGCCGTGGCCTTCATCATGGTGAAGTTCCTCGGCGCCGATGTCGCCGGGAATGGCTCCTCCCCCCGGCGGGGACGGTTCCGCGTGCGCCGCGCTGGTGGCGTCCATAAGAAAGAGACCACAGCGAGCACCGAAGCGGTGAACGAGAATGCGGACATTGCGTAA
- the bioB gene encoding biotin synthase BioB, with product MAEHSILHTARTQVLEHGRGLDTEQLMEVLTLPDEAIADLLALAHEVRVKWCGEEVEVEGIISLKTGGCPEDCHFCSQSGMFESPVRSVWLDIPLLVEQAKQTAKTGATEFCIVAAVKGPDENLLSQVETAVRAIHAEVDINVAASLGILSREQVDRLTAIGIHRYNHNLETARSHFPQVVTTHTWEERRETLGMVKASGMEVCCGGILGMGESLRQRAEFATELAALEPDEVPMNFLDPRPGTPFASLPVMDNKDALRAIGAFRLALPRTTLRFAGGRELTLGDLGAEQGLMGGINAVIVGNYLTTLGRPQEQDLDMLERLSLPLKVLNRSV from the coding sequence ATGGCGGAACATTCGATCCTTCACACGGCCCGGACCCAAGTGCTGGAGCACGGCCGCGGGCTCGATACCGAGCAGCTCATGGAGGTGCTCACCCTTCCCGACGAGGCCATAGCGGACCTGCTGGCCCTGGCCCATGAAGTCCGCGTGAAGTGGTGCGGGGAAGAGGTGGAGGTGGAGGGGATCATAAGCCTGAAAACCGGCGGTTGCCCGGAAGATTGCCACTTCTGCTCGCAATCCGGGATGTTCGAATCCCCCGTGCGCTCCGTCTGGTTGGACATCCCTCTGCTGGTGGAGCAGGCAAAACAGACGGCGAAGACGGGAGCCACGGAGTTCTGCATCGTCGCGGCGGTTAAGGGCCCGGACGAAAACCTGCTGAGCCAGGTGGAGACTGCGGTGCGGGCCATCCACGCGGAGGTGGATATCAACGTCGCCGCCTCCCTCGGCATCCTCAGCAGGGAACAGGTGGACCGGCTGACGGCCATTGGCATCCACCGCTACAACCACAACCTGGAAACCGCGCGCAGCCACTTTCCCCAGGTGGTCACCACCCACACGTGGGAGGAGCGCCGGGAGACCCTGGGCATGGTCAAGGCCAGTGGAATGGAGGTGTGCTGCGGGGGAATTCTGGGCATGGGGGAGAGCCTGCGCCAGCGCGCTGAGTTCGCCACGGAACTGGCGGCCCTTGAGCCCGATGAGGTGCCGATGAACTTCCTGGACCCCCGGCCGGGCACCCCGTTCGCCAGCCTGCCGGTGATGGACAATAAGGACGCACTCCGGGCTATTGGGGCCTTCCGCCTCGCCCTGCCGCGCACGACGCTGCGCTTCGCCGGGGGACGGGAGTTGACGCTCGGGGATTTGGGGGCGGAGCAGGGCCTCATGGGCGGGATCAACGCGGTGATCGTGGGCAATTATCTGACAACGCTGGGCCGTCCGCAGGAGCAGGACTTGGACATGCTGGAGCGCCTGAGCCTCCCGCTGAAGGTGCTCAACCGGAGCGTGTGA
- a CDS encoding ABC transporter ATP-binding protein, with protein sequence MIIVDTLSKRYGKKSAVNNLSFTVPDGQVTGFLGANGSGKSTTMRCILGLDNPTGGRVTFSGTTGGAAYSAAFPAIPVKPSVAGAVLDASWFTPSRSGRNHLRVLASGANIPTRRVDECLELVGLSSAGRKAVKGYSLGMKQRLGLAAALLGDPQHLILDEPVNGLDPDGVRWMRDAIRTFADEGRAVLVSSHLLSEMEQIAHRLVVIGRGALLGEYTLEEFLANGTTIQVECREAVLLAEDLKRRGLTCTIQQPNQVHVAVPTNTGVEELRQTIAQVAARQGFLVTALATHRDTLENRFLQATEASREYIAR encoded by the coding sequence ATGATCATCGTCGACACGCTCTCCAAGCGATATGGAAAAAAGTCCGCAGTCAACAATCTGAGCTTCACCGTCCCCGACGGGCAGGTCACTGGATTCCTGGGGGCCAACGGCTCCGGAAAGTCCACCACGATGCGCTGCATTCTGGGGCTGGACAACCCGACTGGGGGCCGCGTCACCTTCAGCGGAACAACCGGTGGCGCTGCCTACTCCGCAGCATTTCCCGCGATTCCCGTCAAGCCTTCCGTTGCCGGTGCCGTGTTGGACGCGTCCTGGTTCACCCCCAGCCGCAGTGGCCGCAACCACCTCCGCGTCTTGGCCTCCGGGGCCAACATCCCCACCCGCCGGGTGGACGAATGCCTCGAGCTCGTGGGCCTGAGCTCTGCCGGCAGAAAGGCCGTGAAGGGTTATTCCCTGGGCATGAAGCAACGCCTGGGCCTGGCCGCCGCGCTGCTGGGGGATCCGCAACACCTGATCTTGGACGAACCGGTCAACGGCCTCGACCCCGACGGCGTGCGCTGGATGCGCGATGCCATTCGCACCTTCGCAGACGAAGGGCGGGCCGTCCTCGTGTCCTCCCACCTGCTGTCGGAGATGGAACAGATCGCCCACCGGCTGGTGGTCATTGGCAGGGGTGCGCTGCTGGGGGAGTACACCCTCGAGGAATTCCTGGCCAATGGAACCACAATCCAGGTGGAGTGCCGGGAGGCCGTCCTGCTGGCGGAGGACCTGAAGCGCCGGGGCCTGACCTGCACAATCCAGCAGCCGAACCAGGTCCACGTCGCCGTGCCCACGAACACCGGTGTGGAAGAGCTCCGCCAGACCATCGCCCAGGTCGCCGCCAGACAGGGTTTCCTGGTCACGGCGTTGGCCACCCACCGGGACACCCTGGAAAACCGATTCCTGCAGGCCACCGAGGCCTCCCGCGAATACATCGCCCGCTAA
- a CDS encoding ABC transporter ATP-binding protein gives MADVRFEDVEIKYPGAERPSVQHFDLHIGDGEFLVLVGPSGCGKSTTLRALAGLEPTSAGRICIGDRDVTGTEPKERDIAMVFQDYALYPHMSVAENMGFALKVAKRPKAEIEQRVQRAAEILGLTEFLGRKPKDLSGGQRQRVAMGRAIVREPQVFLMDEPLSNLDAKLRVQTRAQIVKLQSDLGVTTVYVTHDQVEAMTMGDRVAVLNGGVLQQVDTPKNLYKRPTNAFVAGFIGSPAMNLLRTRGPLPGLNLRLPEGYGRERKVIVGLRPEAVEIVDATSTERSDSTGGLAGTVTMVEELGADSYIYLDSDHGQIVARGGDSRTAPSVGAQVGIRPRPDALVHYFDGETERRIES, from the coding sequence ATGGCAGATGTGCGTTTTGAGGATGTGGAGATCAAATACCCGGGTGCCGAGCGCCCCAGCGTGCAGCATTTCGATCTGCATATCGGGGATGGCGAATTCCTTGTATTGGTGGGCCCCTCGGGTTGCGGCAAGTCCACCACACTGCGGGCGTTGGCGGGGTTGGAGCCGACGAGCGCGGGCCGCATCTGCATTGGGGATCGGGACGTCACCGGTACCGAGCCGAAGGAACGCGATATCGCGATGGTATTCCAGGACTACGCTCTGTACCCGCACATGAGCGTGGCGGAGAACATGGGCTTCGCGTTGAAGGTGGCGAAGCGACCGAAGGCGGAGATCGAACAGCGGGTCCAGCGGGCGGCGGAGATTCTGGGCCTCACCGAGTTTTTGGGCCGCAAGCCGAAAGACCTCTCCGGCGGTCAGCGCCAGCGGGTGGCCATGGGCCGCGCAATTGTGCGGGAGCCGCAGGTGTTCCTCATGGACGAGCCGCTGTCCAACCTCGATGCCAAGCTGCGCGTGCAGACGCGGGCGCAGATCGTCAAGCTGCAATCCGATCTGGGCGTGACCACGGTGTACGTCACCCACGACCAGGTGGAGGCCATGACCATGGGGGACCGGGTGGCGGTGCTCAACGGCGGCGTCCTGCAGCAGGTAGATACGCCGAAGAACCTCTACAAGCGGCCCACCAACGCCTTCGTGGCGGGCTTCATCGGCTCCCCCGCGATGAACCTGTTGCGCACGCGGGGACCCCTGCCGGGGCTGAATCTGCGGTTGCCGGAGGGTTACGGCAGGGAGCGCAAGGTCATTGTGGGCCTGCGCCCGGAGGCCGTCGAGATTGTGGACGCCACCTCCACCGAGCGCTCGGACAGCACCGGGGGCCTCGCTGGCACCGTGACCATGGTGGAGGAATTGGGGGCGGATTCCTACATTTACCTGGACTCCGACCATGGCCAGATCGTCGCTCGCGGCGGCGATTCCCGCACCGCCCCCAGTGTTGGCGCGCAGGTGGGCATCCGCCCTCGCCCGGACGCCCTAGTGCATTACTTCGACGGCGAAACCGAGCGTCGCATCGAGTCCTAA
- a CDS encoding sensor histidine kinase has translation METHNPEQNPTTSSHPHATPTSPWWKEKGFWVRLAVQTAVLLTFGPALVAGPQHLHGWQVLGVWVSSAVVFVGLLVQRWRARIGLAVVAVGLGVAALTATGEVMFYYVVVVYEAWYITAFLSHRKWVLLGALWVGSEFAVGWLLWAPYGIGQPLFDKQGMIVTATVLRIVTLTVFITVSIGFGALWGRGTWRRNYELQTLRARAELATMTERNRIAREMHDIIAHTLTLVIAQADGGRYAGQREPDKALQALDTISERSRAALVHMRGLLSVLRDDNENDRSVDSAPGVAGIPDLVEDAKRHGLNVTFRVEGTVREMDDVRSLTAYRVVQECLTNVLKHAGFVLADISLTWGEEAVSITVDNAPGNADAAPGRRQIAGSGRGLTGLKERVRIHGGQVTWGPSQRYPGGWAVIATLPY, from the coding sequence ATGGAGACTCACAATCCCGAGCAGAATCCGACCACGTCGTCGCACCCCCATGCCACCCCAACCTCGCCATGGTGGAAGGAAAAGGGGTTCTGGGTCCGGCTAGCCGTGCAAACAGCGGTTCTCCTCACCTTCGGCCCCGCACTGGTCGCGGGCCCCCAGCATCTCCACGGTTGGCAGGTCCTCGGGGTGTGGGTCTCCAGCGCCGTCGTCTTCGTGGGATTGCTGGTCCAGCGGTGGCGGGCGCGAATCGGTCTAGCAGTCGTGGCCGTGGGACTGGGTGTGGCGGCGTTGACTGCCACGGGTGAGGTGATGTTCTACTACGTCGTGGTGGTCTACGAGGCCTGGTACATTACGGCCTTCCTCAGCCACCGTAAATGGGTGCTGCTGGGAGCTTTGTGGGTCGGTAGCGAGTTTGCGGTGGGGTGGCTGCTGTGGGCCCCCTATGGCATCGGGCAACCGCTGTTCGACAAGCAGGGAATGATCGTCACTGCCACGGTGCTGCGGATCGTGACGCTCACGGTTTTCATCACTGTATCCATCGGGTTCGGAGCGCTGTGGGGACGGGGAACGTGGCGCCGGAATTACGAATTGCAGACGCTGCGGGCCCGCGCGGAATTGGCGACCATGACCGAGCGAAATCGCATCGCCCGGGAGATGCACGACATCATTGCCCATACCCTCACCCTGGTTATCGCGCAGGCGGATGGGGGTCGCTACGCGGGCCAACGTGAACCGGATAAGGCCCTGCAGGCCCTGGACACCATCTCGGAACGCAGCCGTGCAGCCCTGGTTCATATGCGCGGGTTGCTGTCCGTGCTGCGGGATGACAATGAGAATGATCGGTCTGTCGATTCCGCTCCTGGAGTTGCCGGAATTCCCGATCTTGTTGAGGACGCCAAACGCCACGGCCTCAATGTTACTTTCCGCGTGGAGGGCACCGTCCGCGAGATGGATGATGTGCGAAGCCTCACCGCCTACCGCGTGGTCCAGGAATGCCTGACGAATGTGCTCAAACACGCCGGCTTTGTGCTCGCGGACATCTCCCTGACGTGGGGGGAAGAGGCAGTGAGTATCACTGTGGACAATGCCCCCGGCAACGCAGATGCCGCTCCCGGGCGCCGCCAGATCGCCGGCAGCGGGCGCGGGTTGACGGGGTTGAAGGAGCGCGTCCGCATCCACGGCGGGCAGGTGACCTGGGGACCCTCCCAGCGGTATCCCGGCGGGTGGGCCGTGATCGCCACATTGCCGTATTAA
- a CDS encoding response regulator produces the protein MTRVGLADDQQLVRAGFAMVLDSQDSVDVVWEAANGEEAIQLAYDQPVDVVLMDVQMPVRDGISATREIVARDLRGPSGEATRVVMLTTFDDEAYVMGAVVAGASGFLLKDADPEDLIAAVRTVGDSAAVVSPAATARLLKRVRESNTGAGLVASGNRGPEPPDYELIEPLTPREEEILVLIARGLSNAEIGEELFISQPTVKTHVGRVLAKTGSRDRVHAVLFAFRHGLVSNVDLLGGE, from the coding sequence ATCACCCGCGTCGGCCTCGCCGATGACCAGCAGCTCGTCCGCGCGGGATTCGCGATGGTCCTGGACTCTCAAGACTCGGTTGACGTGGTGTGGGAAGCCGCCAATGGGGAGGAAGCCATCCAGCTCGCCTACGACCAGCCGGTGGACGTGGTCCTCATGGACGTGCAGATGCCGGTGCGGGATGGCATCAGCGCCACGCGGGAGATCGTGGCCCGCGATCTGCGCGGTCCCTCCGGGGAGGCCACCCGGGTGGTGATGCTCACGACCTTCGATGATGAGGCCTACGTCATGGGCGCCGTGGTTGCCGGGGCCAGCGGATTTCTTCTTAAGGACGCCGACCCTGAGGATCTGATTGCCGCAGTGCGCACCGTGGGGGATTCAGCAGCGGTCGTTAGCCCAGCGGCGACTGCCCGGCTGCTCAAGCGGGTGCGGGAGAGCAATACGGGCGCTGGGCTTGTGGCGTCCGGAAATAGAGGACCGGAACCGCCCGATTACGAGCTGATTGAGCCTCTGACGCCGCGGGAGGAAGAAATCCTTGTGCTCATCGCGCGGGGGCTGAGCAACGCGGAGATTGGCGAGGAGCTATTCATCTCGCAGCCGACGGTGAAGACGCACGTGGGGCGAGTGCTGGCGAAAACCGGATCGCGGGATCGGGTGCATGCCGTGCTCTTTGCGTTTCGCCATGGTTTGGTGAGCAATGTGGACTTGCTCGGCGGGGAGTAG
- a CDS encoding ABC transporter substrate-binding protein, which translates to MAPTQRKIVAALAASTLAASALGLSACSEDSDGGGDTGSNTAKGPITFAMGKNDTDKIRPIIDKWNAAHPEEKVNLRELAGEADAQRDTLVQSLQAGSSDIDVMALDVVWTAQFAANGWLAPLKGDLQVDTSKMLKAPVKSATYKNTLYALPQNTNGQLLFRNTEQVPQAPQKWDDLKNACKAVKGRDCLTTQLSQYEGLTVATAEFMNGWGGGITDESGKITVTSQDSRAGLQALVDAYEDHTIASSSTGATEEETNLSFTQGQTAMAINWPYMYANAQKDGSAVKGKVEVSPILGKDGVGVSTLGGYNNGINIKSKHKGTAKAFMEFIVNEDNQRSFAESAFPPVLASIYDDPAVQEKQPYMAALKASLENAKPRPASPNYDALSKAVQDNAYAALTQGRPVDTATSDMEKAIRATNG; encoded by the coding sequence ATGGCTCCCACCCAGCGCAAGATCGTCGCGGCCCTTGCCGCGTCCACCCTCGCGGCCTCCGCACTCGGCCTCAGTGCCTGTTCCGAGGATTCCGATGGTGGCGGGGACACCGGCTCCAACACTGCAAAGGGGCCCATCACCTTTGCCATGGGGAAGAACGACACCGACAAGATCCGGCCCATCATCGATAAGTGGAACGCTGCTCACCCGGAGGAGAAGGTGAACCTGCGCGAGCTGGCCGGTGAAGCCGATGCCCAGCGGGACACCCTGGTGCAGTCACTGCAGGCGGGATCCTCCGACATTGACGTGATGGCATTGGATGTGGTGTGGACCGCGCAGTTCGCGGCCAATGGGTGGCTGGCCCCGCTGAAGGGGGACCTCCAGGTGGATACCTCCAAGATGCTGAAGGCCCCGGTGAAGTCCGCAACGTACAAAAACACGCTGTATGCGCTGCCGCAGAACACCAACGGCCAACTGCTGTTTCGCAATACCGAGCAGGTGCCGCAGGCCCCGCAGAAGTGGGATGACCTCAAGAACGCCTGCAAGGCGGTTAAGGGGCGCGATTGCCTGACCACTCAGCTCAGCCAGTACGAAGGGCTGACGGTCGCCACCGCGGAGTTCATGAACGGCTGGGGCGGGGGAATCACCGACGAGTCCGGGAAGATCACGGTGACCTCCCAGGATTCCCGCGCGGGCCTGCAGGCCCTGGTCGATGCCTACGAGGATCACACCATCGCCTCCTCCTCCACGGGCGCGACCGAGGAGGAGACGAACCTCTCCTTCACCCAGGGGCAGACGGCCATGGCCATCAACTGGCCCTACATGTACGCCAATGCCCAAAAGGACGGCTCCGCTGTCAAAGGCAAGGTGGAAGTCTCCCCCATCCTCGGCAAGGACGGCGTAGGGGTCTCCACGCTGGGCGGTTACAACAACGGCATCAACATCAAGTCGAAGCACAAGGGCACGGCCAAGGCCTTCATGGAGTTCATCGTCAACGAGGATAACCAGCGCTCCTTCGCGGAGTCGGCCTTCCCGCCGGTGCTGGCCTCCATCTACGACGACCCCGCCGTCCAGGAGAAACAGCCCTACATGGCCGCGCTAAAGGCCTCCCTGGAAAACGCCAAGCCCCGCCCGGCATCCCCGAACTACGACGCCCTCAGCAAGGCCGTGCAGGACAACGCCTACGCCGCCCTGACCCAGGGCCGCCCGGTGGACACCGCCACGAGCGATATGGAAAAGGCCATTCGCGCCACGAACGGCTAA
- the purE gene encoding 5-(carboxyamino)imidazole ribonucleotide mutase encodes MTSSQPTPSPAAARVGLIMGSDSDWPTVEPAAAILAEFGVRLEVGVVSAHRTPERMLDYARTAHIRGLQVIIACAGGAAHLPGMVAAATPLPVIGVPRALGNLDGLDSLLSIVQMPAGVPTATVSIDGAKNAGLLAVRILATGDPQLMQRMLDYQERMRDQVLQKDQDLKARLIGE; translated from the coding sequence ATGACTTCCTCCCAGCCAACCCCGTCCCCCGCAGCCGCCCGCGTGGGCCTCATCATGGGCTCCGATTCCGACTGGCCCACCGTGGAACCGGCCGCCGCCATCCTGGCGGAGTTCGGGGTGCGCTTGGAGGTTGGCGTCGTATCCGCACATCGGACCCCCGAACGCATGCTGGACTACGCCCGCACCGCCCACATTCGCGGCCTGCAGGTCATCATCGCATGCGCCGGGGGAGCGGCCCACCTTCCGGGAATGGTCGCCGCCGCCACCCCCCTGCCGGTCATCGGGGTGCCCCGGGCACTCGGCAACCTGGACGGTCTGGACTCGCTGCTGTCCATCGTGCAGATGCCGGCCGGGGTGCCCACCGCCACCGTCTCCATCGACGGCGCGAAGAACGCCGGCCTGCTGGCGGTGCGTATTCTCGCCACCGGGGATCCCCAGCTCATGCAGCGGATGCTCGACTACCAGGAACGGATGCGGGACCAAGTTCTGCAGAAGGACCAGGACCTCAAGGCCCGTCTGATAGGGGAGTAA